The following coding sequences are from one Malaciobacter pacificus window:
- a CDS encoding phosphatase PAP2 family protein, with product MTQKSINFQIVITSLLLFGVILLFELTNLDILIQNFFFNFETSKWLINKDEPILRLFLYDGLKKVLITFALVIAISLIFFRKKELIIKYKKGLLIVLLSSIIVPITIGALKAVSNTPCPKNIEHFGGDYPNIKVFESYPSDFIQEKKIKCWPAGHVSGGFALLSLFFLFKKRKNKIIAITSAFTLAWAMGLYKMLIGDHFLSHTIITMLIAWCEILIISKFIKGTDIEKSA from the coding sequence ATGACTCAAAAATCCATTAATTTCCAAATAGTAATTACATCACTTCTTCTTTTTGGTGTAATTTTACTATTTGAATTAACAAATTTGGACATATTAATTCAAAATTTCTTTTTTAATTTTGAAACATCTAAATGGTTAATAAACAAAGATGAACCAATATTAAGACTATTTTTATATGATGGATTAAAAAAAGTTTTAATAACTTTTGCTTTAGTTATTGCAATATCTCTAATCTTTTTTAGAAAAAAAGAGTTAATCATAAAATATAAAAAAGGCTTACTGATTGTTCTTTTATCTTCAATTATAGTTCCAATAACTATTGGAGCCTTAAAAGCTGTTTCAAATACACCTTGTCCAAAAAATATAGAACACTTTGGAGGAGATTATCCAAATATTAAAGTATTTGAATCATACCCAAGTGATTTTATTCAAGAAAAGAAAATCAAATGCTGGCCAGCAGGTCACGTAAGTGGAGGCTTTGCTTTACTTTCACTTTTTTTCTTATTTAAAAAAAGAAAAAATAAAATCATCGCCATAACATCAGCATTTACTTTAGCTTGGGCTATGGGATTATATAAAATGCTAATTGGTGACCATTTTCTAAGTCATACAATTATAACTATGTTAATAGCTTGGTGTGAGATATTAATCATCTCAAAATTTATAAAAGGAACAGATATTGAGAAATCAGCCTAA
- a CDS encoding 4Fe-4S dicluster-binding protein: MSKPINEMGWDELVPGAALYTFDGYVDYNLADIQPEDRKYSETSSKSMSVGDWRVIKPVWNSQTCIDCQNCWVFCPDSSIIARNKEMKGVDYEHCKGCGLCVSVCPTNPKSLLMFNEYETVEDALSKWPEKKKRGE, translated from the coding sequence ATGAGTAAACCAATTAATGAAATGGGGTGGGACGAATTAGTTCCAGGGGCTGCATTATATACATTTGATGGTTATGTAGACTATAACCTAGCAGACATTCAACCAGAAGATAGAAAATATTCAGAAACAAGTTCAAAAAGTATGAGTGTGGGAGACTGGAGAGTTATTAAACCAGTTTGGAATAGCCAGACTTGTATTGACTGTCAGAACTGTTGGGTTTTCTGTCCAGATTCTTCTATTATTGCAAGAAATAAAGAGATGAAAGGTGTTGATTATGAACACTGTAAAGGTTGTGGACTATGTGTAAGTGTATGTCCAACTAACCCAAAATCTCTTTTAATGTTTAATGAGTATGAAACAGTAGAAGATGCTTTAAGCAAATGGCCAGAAAAAAAGAAGAGAGGTGAGTAA
- a CDS encoding diacylglycerol kinase: MRNQPKYNFFKNTTYALKGLKDLLKTETSFKVELVIVVLLLPVIFILDTTITNKVIMFITLMLMPLVETLNSAIERVVDLVTLEHHDMAGRAKDVGSAAVFFSICIFVITWCIILYSSIFNIQ; this comes from the coding sequence TTGAGAAATCAGCCTAAATACAACTTTTTTAAAAACACAACTTATGCTTTAAAAGGTTTAAAAGATTTACTAAAAACAGAAACTTCTTTTAAAGTAGAACTTGTAATTGTAGTATTACTTTTACCTGTAATATTTATACTTGATACAACCATTACAAATAAAGTTATTATGTTTATAACTTTGATGTTGATGCCTTTAGTTGAGACTTTAAATAGTGCAATTGAAAGAGTTGTTGACCTTGTTACACTAGAGCATCATGATATGGCTGGACGAGCCAAAGATGTTGGTAGTGCTGCAGTATTTTTTAGTATTTGTATTTTTGTAATCACTTGGTGTATTATTTTATACAGTAGTATATTTAATATACAATAA
- the blaOXA gene encoding class D beta-lactamase, with translation MLKVLSLLIFCTAFVSANDESIKKIFENYKIDGTLIITDLNSDKLYLHNSKRADTRFSPASTFKIAHTLILLNENIIKSQDEIIKWDKVKRAYDLWNKDQTLATAVANSCVWCFKRFSKKVSKETYLDYLKKFNYGNKIIGDDKSNFWLDSSLKISTFEQIDFLKKIYTQNLPILEKNISMLKDILTIQKDTNFQIKAKSGWDGQIGWYVGYVKTKKEIYFFALNADIKKEQLNYRKQIVYEALKIKNIIDFK, from the coding sequence ATGCTCAAAGTTTTAAGCTTACTAATTTTTTGCACTGCCTTTGTAAGTGCAAATGATGAATCAATTAAAAAAATTTTTGAAAACTATAAAATAGATGGTACTTTAATTATAACTGATTTAAATAGTGATAAGTTGTACTTACATAATTCAAAAAGAGCTGATACTAGATTCTCTCCTGCTTCAACATTTAAAATAGCTCATACTTTAATTTTATTAAATGAAAATATTATTAAATCTCAAGATGAAATTATAAAATGGGATAAAGTTAAAAGAGCTTATGATTTATGGAATAAAGACCAAACATTAGCTACAGCTGTAGCTAACTCTTGTGTTTGGTGTTTTAAAAGATTTAGTAAAAAAGTTTCAAAAGAGACCTATCTTGATTATTTAAAGAAATTCAACTATGGGAATAAAATTATAGGAGATGATAAATCAAATTTCTGGTTAGATAGTAGTTTAAAAATATCTACCTTCGAACAAATTGATTTTCTAAAAAAAATCTATACTCAAAATTTGCCTATTTTAGAAAAAAATATTTCTATGTTGAAAGATATTTTAACTATACAAAAAGATACTAACTTTCAAATAAAAGCTAAAAGTGGATGGGATGGTCAAATTGGATGGTATGTAGGATATGTTAAAACAAAGAAAGAGATATACTTCTTTGCTTTAAATGCAGATATAAAAAAAGAACAATTAAACTATAGAAAACAGATAGTTTACGAAGCTTTAAAAATAAAGAATATAATAGATTTTAAATAA
- a CDS encoding 2-oxoacid:ferredoxin oxidoreductase subunit alpha yields the protein MNKNVMELREVEVWDGNMANSQALRQADVDVVAAYPITPSTATVENYAMFHANGYIDGEVMMTESEHAAMSACVGAGAAGGRVATATSSQGLALMIEVLYQASGMRIPVVLCLVNRALAAPLNVNGDHSDLYLTRDSGWISLDAFSPQEAYDMTLMAFKISEHPEVRLPVISNQDGFMTSHTAQNVRPLKDEVAAKFVGEYLQVNALLNFDRPVTHGVQTEQDWHFEHKAKQHAALMGSKQVILETFAQFKELTGREYKLVESYGMEDAQIAIVCLGSTYETAIVAIEQLKEEGIKAGVIAPRLFRPFPLEEVAKELQNVKAVACMDRSAPGGTVGTLYNEVSGALINTKARPLISNLIYGLGGRDMTVAGLKEIFRTLNKEAKDGKLSGNIQRFIGVRGPELSFYNVEGK from the coding sequence ATGAATAAAAATGTTATGGAATTAAGAGAAGTAGAAGTTTGGGATGGAAATATGGCAAACTCACAAGCTTTAAGACAAGCTGATGTTGATGTAGTTGCTGCTTATCCTATTACTCCTTCAACTGCTACAGTTGAAAACTATGCTATGTTCCATGCAAATGGATATATTGATGGTGAAGTTATGATGACTGAATCAGAACATGCTGCTATGTCTGCATGTGTTGGAGCAGGTGCAGCTGGTGGTAGAGTTGCCACTGCAACTTCTTCTCAAGGTTTAGCACTTATGATTGAAGTTTTATACCAAGCCTCAGGTATGAGAATACCAGTTGTTTTATGTTTAGTTAATAGAGCTTTAGCAGCACCTTTAAATGTAAATGGTGACCATTCTGATTTATACTTGACAAGAGATTCAGGATGGATTTCACTAGATGCATTCTCACCACAAGAAGCATATGATATGACTTTAATGGCATTTAAAATATCAGAACACCCTGAGGTTAGATTACCAGTTATTTCTAATCAAGATGGATTTATGACATCTCATACAGCTCAAAATGTTAGGCCATTAAAAGATGAAGTTGCAGCTAAATTTGTTGGTGAATATTTACAAGTTAATGCTTTATTAAACTTTGATAGACCAGTAACTCATGGTGTTCAAACGGAACAAGATTGGCACTTTGAACATAAAGCAAAACAACATGCTGCATTAATGGGATCTAAACAAGTTATTTTAGAAACATTTGCACAATTTAAAGAGTTAACAGGAAGAGAGTATAAACTTGTTGAATCTTATGGTATGGAAGATGCACAAATTGCAATTGTATGTTTAGGCTCTACATATGAAACTGCTATTGTAGCTATTGAACAATTAAAGGAAGAGGGAATAAAAGCAGGAGTTATTGCACCAAGACTCTTTAGACCTTTTCCCCTTGAAGAAGTAGCAAAAGAACTTCAAAATGTAAAAGCAGTAGCATGTATGGACAGAAGTGCCCCTGGTGGTACTGTTGGTACCTTATATAATGAAGTTTCAGGTGCACTAATTAATACAAAGGCACGTCCTTTAATATCTAACTTAATTTATGGATTAGGTGGTAGAGATATGACAGTTGCTGGTTTAAAAGAGATTTTTAGAACATTAAATAAAGAAGCAAAAGATGGAAAACTTTCAGGTAATATCCAAAGATTTATCGGAGTTAGAGGTCCAGAATTAAGTTTCTATAATGTGGAGGGAAAATAA
- a CDS encoding phosphoethanolamine transferase, which produces MNLSQQKVILLSSIVLTTFFNFTFFQNVITTYSLEGINIVYIISIAIILVALFTFLFSLFSSKYTTKPLLILIFIVSCFTAYFMDTYHVVIDDEMIRNSLQTNLSESSDLFSLKLATYVLILGLIPSFLIYKLNIQYQGLKKELISKLKTIVLSLLIIIIIVLSFSKFYSSFFREHKPLRYSVNPVYWMYSIGKYINKTANSGPVVVKEIGEDAKILKEEIDRKELVIMVVGETARADRFSLNGYEKETNPLLKKEDVINFSNMSSCGTSTAVSVPCMFSIYKMDDYDYKKGISTQNVIDVLNNTKDIKILWRDNNSSSKGVANRIDYEDFKTSKTNTICTEDGECRDIGMLVGLEEYISKNKDKDILIVLHQMGNHGPAYYKRYPKEFEKFTPVCKTNQLEECTQEEVSNAYDNAILYTDYFLSEVIKFLKPYSKTYETAMLYMSDHGESLGENGLYLHGMPYFMAPQEQTHVASVLWLGDGYMKNDYDLEKLKAESSNKYSHDNLFHTLLGIFEIDSEVYKKDMDILYDSKIH; this is translated from the coding sequence ATGAATTTATCTCAACAAAAAGTAATTTTACTATCTTCCATTGTTTTGACTACATTTTTTAATTTTACTTTTTTTCAAAATGTAATCACTACTTATAGTCTTGAAGGGATAAATATTGTTTATATAATCTCCATTGCAATTATATTAGTTGCACTTTTTACATTTCTTTTTTCACTATTTTCTTCAAAATATACTACTAAGCCATTGTTAATATTGATTTTTATTGTTTCTTGTTTTACAGCTTATTTTATGGATACATACCATGTGGTAATTGATGATGAAATGATTAGAAATAGTTTACAAACTAATCTTAGTGAATCTTCAGATTTATTTAGTTTAAAACTTGCTACATATGTATTAATACTTGGACTTATTCCAAGTTTTTTAATCTACAAATTAAATATTCAATATCAAGGATTAAAAAAAGAGTTAATCTCAAAACTAAAAACGATAGTTTTATCACTACTTATAATTATAATTATTGTTTTATCTTTTAGTAAATTTTATAGCTCATTTTTTAGAGAGCACAAACCTTTAAGATATAGTGTAAACCCTGTTTACTGGATGTATAGTATTGGTAAATATATCAACAAAACTGCAAATAGTGGTCCAGTTGTTGTAAAAGAAATTGGAGAAGATGCAAAAATTCTAAAAGAAGAAATTGATAGAAAAGAGTTAGTAATTATGGTTGTTGGTGAAACTGCAAGAGCTGATAGATTTTCACTAAATGGATATGAAAAAGAGACAAATCCACTTCTAAAAAAAGAAGATGTAATAAATTTCTCAAATATGAGTTCATGTGGTACTTCAACTGCAGTATCAGTTCCATGTATGTTCTCAATTTACAAGATGGATGATTATGATTATAAAAAAGGTATTTCAACTCAAAATGTTATTGATGTTTTAAATAATACAAAAGATATCAAGATCTTATGGAGAGATAACAACTCTAGCTCAAAAGGAGTTGCTAATAGAATAGATTATGAAGACTTCAAAACTTCAAAAACAAATACAATATGTACTGAAGATGGAGAGTGTAGAGATATAGGAATGTTAGTTGGTCTTGAAGAGTATATATCTAAAAATAAAGATAAAGATATTTTAATTGTGCTTCACCAAATGGGGAATCATGGGCCAGCATATTATAAAAGATATCCAAAAGAGTTTGAAAAATTTACTCCTGTTTGTAAAACAAATCAACTTGAAGAGTGTACTCAAGAAGAAGTTAGCAATGCTTATGATAATGCAATTTTATATACAGATTATTTCTTATCAGAAGTTATAAAATTCTTAAAACCTTATTCTAAAACTTATGAAACTGCAATGCTTTATATGAGTGACCATGGGGAAAGTTTAGGAGAGAATGGTTTATATCTTCATGGAATGCCATATTTCATGGCTCCACAAGAGCAAACTCATGTTGCTTCTGTTTTATGGCTAGGGGATGGGTATATGAAAAATGATTATGATTTAGAAAAGCTAAAAGCTGAATCATCAAATAAATATTCACATGATAATCTTTTTCACACCCTATTAGGTATATTTGAAATTGATAGTGAGGTTTATAAAAAAGATATGGATATTTTGTATGACTCAAAAATCCATTAA
- a CDS encoding AbrB family transcriptional regulator — MILALLIGVSGSILFIYLNLPLPWLLGSIFAASIAMRFEKLPIQSPKTFSPPARVLIGLTIGSAFTPEILQFLDVYFFSLLLVIPYTIITIVAGMYYFYRFQGFDKKTAYLSSMPGGVIEMVIIGEEIKANISKITLVQSSRLFFIVITLPFVIQYIFQVDIAGNKLITLPIKDVNLIELLVLITLGFIGGIIAKKVKLSAAFLIGPMIISIVLHATGLVTTTVPDELLKFVQVVFGTIIGFTFKGVDFKTIIKTLIATFGHFVILVTISVVFISLAYYLFDFPIISTLLAFTPGGQAEINLIAILVSASVPYITLHHIVRLFIVMNIAPIFAKRL; from the coding sequence ATGATATTGGCATTACTAATTGGAGTTAGTGGCTCTATTTTGTTTATTTATCTAAATCTTCCTCTTCCTTGGCTTTTAGGTTCAATCTTTGCTGCATCAATTGCAATGAGATTTGAAAAACTTCCAATACAAAGTCCAAAAACATTCTCTCCTCCTGCTAGAGTTTTAATAGGACTTACAATAGGAAGTGCTTTTACTCCTGAGATTTTACAGTTTTTAGATGTGTACTTTTTTAGTTTACTTCTTGTTATTCCATATACTATTATTACAATAGTTGCTGGAATGTATTACTTTTATAGATTTCAAGGCTTTGACAAAAAGACTGCTTATTTAAGCTCTATGCCTGGTGGTGTTATTGAAATGGTAATAATAGGTGAAGAGATAAAAGCGAATATTTCTAAAATTACACTTGTTCAATCTTCAAGACTATTTTTTATAGTTATTACTCTACCTTTTGTAATACAGTATATTTTTCAAGTTGATATTGCAGGAAATAAACTTATCACCCTTCCAATAAAAGATGTAAACCTAATAGAGCTTTTAGTTTTAATAACTTTAGGTTTTATTGGTGGAATAATTGCAAAAAAGGTAAAACTTTCAGCTGCTTTTTTAATAGGTCCTATGATTATAAGTATTGTTTTACATGCAACAGGATTAGTAACAACAACTGTTCCAGATGAGTTATTAAAGTTTGTTCAAGTTGTATTTGGAACAATTATTGGATTTACTTTTAAAGGAGTTGATTTCAAAACTATTATAAAAACACTTATAGCAACATTTGGACATTTTGTTATTTTAGTGACTATTTCAGTAGTTTTTATTAGCCTTGCCTACTATCTATTTGATTTCCCAATTATTTCAACACTTCTTGCATTTACTCCAGGTGGACAAGCAGAAATAAATTTAATTGCTATTCTAGTAAGTGCTAGTGTTCCATATATAACACTGCACCATATAGTAAGACTTTTTATAGTTATGAATATAGCACCAATATTTGCTAAAAGGCTTTGA
- a CDS encoding thiamine pyrophosphate-dependent enzyme, whose translation MSTQKVIKNLKTFSTAAERFEGSHLLCPGCAHSIIVREVLNATNDNLVVSASTGCLEVCTAIYPHTSWDCSWIHIGFENSSTAMAGVETMNKALRNKGRISADTPQPKFVTFGGDGSTYDIGFQWISGCFERGHDFMYVCLDNEVYANTGGQRSSSTPIGSSTTTAPAGTHSYGEKRQKKDIVSIMAAHGSPYVAQVAPNKWKDMVKKIQRGFDTKGPVFINAMSACTTEWKFAPNQTIEVSDLAVDSLVFPLYEIIDGRELNITYRPKNIIPVRDYLAAQPRFKHLFKKENEYLIDEWQKRIDERWEFLQKREEIRM comes from the coding sequence ATGAGTACACAAAAAGTAATTAAAAACTTAAAAACGTTTTCAACAGCTGCTGAGAGATTTGAAGGTTCACACCTTCTATGTCCTGGTTGTGCTCACTCTATTATCGTAAGAGAAGTATTAAATGCAACCAATGATAACTTAGTTGTTTCTGCTTCAACTGGGTGTTTAGAGGTTTGTACAGCAATTTACCCTCATACTTCATGGGACTGTTCTTGGATTCATATTGGTTTTGAGAACTCATCAACTGCAATGGCTGGTGTTGAAACTATGAATAAAGCTTTAAGAAACAAAGGTAGAATAAGTGCAGATACACCTCAGCCAAAATTTGTAACTTTTGGTGGTGATGGTTCAACTTATGATATTGGGTTTCAATGGATTTCTGGATGTTTCGAAAGAGGACATGACTTTATGTACGTTTGTTTAGACAATGAAGTTTATGCAAACACAGGAGGACAAAGATCTTCTTCAACTCCAATTGGTTCATCTACTACAACTGCACCTGCTGGAACTCACTCTTATGGTGAAAAGAGACAGAAAAAAGATATCGTATCTATTATGGCAGCTCACGGTTCTCCTTATGTTGCACAAGTTGCTCCAAATAAATGGAAAGACATGGTTAAAAAAATCCAAAGAGGATTTGATACTAAAGGCCCTGTATTTATAAATGCAATGTCTGCTTGTACAACTGAGTGGAAATTTGCTCCAAACCAAACAATTGAAGTTTCAGATTTAGCAGTTGATTCTCTTGTTTTCCCATTATATGAAATCATTGATGGTAGAGAGTTAAATATCACATATAGACCAAAAAATATAATTCCAGTTAGAGACTATTTAGCAGCTCAACCAAGATTTAAACACTTATTCAAAAAAGAGAATGAATACTTAATTGATGAGTGGCAAAAAAGAATTGATGAAAGATGGGAGTTCTTACAAAAAAGAGAAGAGATAAGGATGTAA